TGGTGAATATATCTTTAATGTTCCTAAAGCTGGTAAATATGTACTGACAGCGAGTTTTATAGGTTATGAAAAATATTCCGTGGCCGTTGACCTCAAAAAAGAAGATGTAGTTAAAAATATTACGTTAACACCATCAAATGAAGATCTAAATGAAGTCATGGTTGTTGCTTATGGAACACAGACTAAATCCTCTTTTACCGGATCGGCCAAAACTTTAAAATCTGATTTAATCAATGGGAGCCCCAGAACAAGTATCCAGGAGTCCTTACAGGGAAATGTTCCCGGACTGATTTCTTCAAACGGATCGGGACAACCCGGTGCTGTACCTAATGTCAGAATTCGCGGTATCGGATCTGTAAATGCAGGTAGCGGACCTCTTTGCGTCGTAGATGGAATTCCATTGGAATCAGGTCTGATCAATAGTCTGAATAGTTTTGATGTAGAATCAATAACGGTTTTAAAAGATGCCTCCGCGGCTTCAATTTACGGATCAAGAGCAGCAAACGGAGTAATCCTGATTAACACTAAAAGCGGAGTTGCCGGTAAAACAGTGATCAATGCTTCAGTACAGTTCGGAGCTAATACAGTAACGACAATTAAAGGTAATAAGGCCTTAAATACGCAGGAAATGCTCGAACTTTTAAAAGAAGGCTGGGTGAATAAAGGAAATGATCCTGCACTTTTTGATAAAGCACTCGTTGATAACGCTGTTGACCCTAATGTCAATACGGACTGGTTTGATTTACTTACCCGTACAGGAACCTATAATCAATATGATCTTTCTGCAAGTGGCGGGACAGAGAAGACTAAGTTTTATGTTTCCGGTAGCCATTACGTAGCAAAAGCACCTCTTTTAGGAAGTGAGTTTTCAAGGAGTACTGCTAATTTAAAGCTAAGCAATCAGACTACAGAAAACCTTTCTTTCAGCGGTGGAATTCAGCTTAACTATCGTAAAAATCAAACTCAGGCTGATGCCGGTTCATTTGGAAATCCTGTCCGGATGTATTCAATTTATCAACCCTGGTTAAGGGCATATAATGAGGACGGTACTTACGATTTTAGTTATTTCAACAGATATAATCCCGTAGCACAGGTCAAAGAAAGCTATAGCAGAAGTAATTCTTATGGAATGCTGGGTAATTTTCTGGTTAAGTATCAATTGTTGCCTTCTTTATCAATTGAAAATCAATCTAATATCAGTTTTGTTTATGAAGAATTTACAGATTATAACAAATCAGGAGTAGGTACTTCACGTACCGATGGAGGCAGAGCGACCTCTTCTACTGGTCGCTCTTCAAACTGGGTAAATACAACCATTCTCCGTTTCAACAAAACACTGGGCGATTTTGGTCTTAAAACCTATGCCGGTTATGAAGCTCAAAAGGTAAATGAAGTTGGCAATAATGTAATCAAACGTAATTTCTTACCGAATACCTATACACTTGATAATGCATCAATCTTAGTAAGCGGAGGATCTAACGCGACTGCGAACGCACTGAATTCTGCCTTCTTTAATGCTTCCTTTGATTATAAATCAAAATACTATTTAAGTGCTTCAGTTCGCCGTGATGGATCTTCAAGATTCGGATCTGATAACAGATATGGAAATTTCTGGTCAGTTGGTGGTTCCTGGAATATCAGTCGTGAACATTTTATGGAAGGACAAAATGTGATTTCTGATCTTCGTTTGCGTAGCAGTTATGGTGTCAATGGAAATCAGGATATCGGTAACTTTGCTTCAAGAGCACTTTACAGAAGTGCTGATTATGATAATGCCCCCGGGCTGGAGTTTTCCAACTATGGCAATAATCGCCTGACCTGGGAGAAAAATAAACCATTTAACATTGGACTTGACTTTGGGTTGCTTAAAAACAGGCTTACAGGAACGATTGAGTATTATACCCGTGCTACCTCAGACTTATTATTGAGCAGACCTATTTCAGCAACAAATGGTTTGACAAGCTATACCGATAATATTGGTGCAATGAAAAACAGCGGTCTTGAATTTGAGGTGAACAG
This portion of the Pedobacter lusitanus genome encodes:
- a CDS encoding SusC/RagA family TonB-linked outer membrane protein, with the translated sequence MKLTTILLFLALVQVSAKGYSQISIKEKNVPLERILEAIKKQSGYVFFYDTRDISGIRMSIDVKTVSIETVLNECTKVLPLTFKLVGNNVLLRKKELSLSISGDYYKLTTLKGKVLDEKGMPLPGVSIILSGDDFKQSTQTTGNGEYIFNVPKAGKYVLTASFIGYEKYSVAVDLKKEDVVKNITLTPSNEDLNEVMVVAYGTQTKSSFTGSAKTLKSDLINGSPRTSIQESLQGNVPGLISSNGSGQPGAVPNVRIRGIGSVNAGSGPLCVVDGIPLESGLINSLNSFDVESITVLKDASAASIYGSRAANGVILINTKSGVAGKTVINASVQFGANTVTTIKGNKALNTQEMLELLKEGWVNKGNDPALFDKALVDNAVDPNVNTDWFDLLTRTGTYNQYDLSASGGTEKTKFYVSGSHYVAKAPLLGSEFSRSTANLKLSNQTTENLSFSGGIQLNYRKNQTQADAGSFGNPVRMYSIYQPWLRAYNEDGTYDFSYFNRYNPVAQVKESYSRSNSYGMLGNFLVKYQLLPSLSIENQSNISFVYEEFTDYNKSGVGTSRTDGGRATSSTGRSSNWVNTTILRFNKTLGDFGLKTYAGYEAQKVNEVGNNVIKRNFLPNTYTLDNASILVSGGSNATANALNSAFFNASFDYKSKYYLSASVRRDGSSRFGSDNRYGNFWSVGGSWNISREHFMEGQNVISDLRLRSSYGVNGNQDIGNFASRALYRSADYDNAPGLEFSNYGNNRLTWEKNKPFNIGLDFGLLKNRLTGTIEYYTRATSDLLLSRPISATNGLTSYTDNIGAMKNSGLEFEVNSTNFQAENNGFGWTTSFNISTMKNRITALNSPIVSGGYNRYVGGDFYQLYMVGYAGVDPQNGEALWYTDETKTKTTNNYGSATQFNQGSALPKFFGGLTNTFTYKGFSLSFQLYFNYGNKIYDNYGATGASDGSGGFTPTTRMTRYTYDHRWRNPGDITDQPKIVFTGTQSGPSSQGSSRFLYNGDYIRLRDVSLGYQLPSKWIKQLNLTSAKIYFRANNLFTYIKDKRISFDPEVGIDGLADKNVPIYKTALLGLDLKF